CAATGTGTTTTTCGCCCGCCTGGTGCACGATTTGCGGCAGTTCATCGGCCCCCAGCAGGCCCATGGCCTTCGGGATCACCTCATTCAATGCCTGCGCGCCCAGACTGCCGCCAATCACCAACAACCGGAGCGTGCCGCTCCGCTCGTGGAAACGCTCCGCCGGAGCCGATAGCGCGGCAATTTCCTGACGCACCGGATTACCCAGCCACTCGCCCTTGCGCAAGGCCTCGGGAAAACCGGTGACAATCCGGTCGGCGACCGCTGCCAGTACGCGATTAGCCAGCCCCGGCACCGAGTTCTGCTCGTGCAGGACCAGCGGAATCCCGGTCAACGCGGCCATCATCCCCCCCGGGAAAGTGATGTAGCCCCCCATTCCGAGCACCACATTCGGACGCACCCGACGCAGAGCCTGCCAGGCCTGCCAGAAACCGCGCAGCAAATTCACCGGCAGCAACAGTTTGCGCAACAGGCCCTTGCCACGCAGCGCCGAGAAACGCACCGGCACCAATTCATATCCATGCTGAGGCACCAGCCGCGCCTCCATCCCATCGGGATTACCGAGCCACAGCACACGCCAACCGGCCGCACGCAGACAATCGGCCACCGCCAGCGCCGGGAAGATATGTCCACCGGTTCCCCCAGCCATGATCAGCAAGGTCTTGCTCATAATTTTCCACCTCGCATCAATTGCCGGTTTTCCCAATCGATCCGCAGCAGGATCGCCAGCGCCGTACAGTTGGCGACGATCCCCGAACCGCCGAAACTCATCAGCGGCAAGGTCAGCCCCTTGGTCGGCAGCAGCCCCATGTTCACGCCCATGTTGATGAAGGACTGCACGCCCATCCAGACACCGATACCCATCGCCACCAAGGCCGGATACAACCGGTCAAGCTGGACACATAGGCGACCGATGGCGAAAGCCCGCTGGACGATCAGTGCGAACAACGCAATCACGGTCAACACCCCGACAAAGCCCAATTCCTCGGCGATCACCGCCAGCAGGAAATCGGTATGCGCCTCCGGCAAATAAAACAGCTTTTCAACGCTGGCACCGAGCCCGACGCCGAACAGTTCGCCACGCCCGAAAGCAATCAGCGAGTGCGACAACTGATAACCGCGCCCGAAAGCATCCGCCCACGGGTCCATGAAGCCGAAAACCCGGTCGCGCCGGTAAGGCGAGACGATGATCATGATCGTGAAGGCGATCAACAGCCCGACGATCAGCAGGGCAAACAGCCGGGCCTTGAGCCCGCCAAGGAAGAGGATCGCCATCGCAATCGAAATGATCACCACGAAAGCGCCAAAGTCAGGCTCCTTGAGCAACAGCATCCCGACCACTGCCATCGCCCCGAACATTGGCAGAAAAGCCTGCTTCAGATCGTGCATCACGTTGATCTTGCGTACCGTGTAATCGGCGGCATAGAGCACTGCAAACAACTTCATCAACTCGGAAGGCTGCAGGTTGGCGAAGCCCAGAGGCAACCAGCGCCGAGCGCCGTTCACGTCGCGGCCGATCCCAGGCACCAGCACGACGGCCAGCAGGATTACCCCAAGCATGAACAGCCACGGCGAATATTTCTGCCAGAAACCGAGTGGTACCTGAAAGGCGATGCCGGCCGCCACCAGGCCGACACACAGGAAAATTCCGTGACGGATCAGAAAATATGCTGGCTGATGATTGGTGAACCGACCGCCCTCGGCGGTGGCAATTGACGCCGAATAAACCATCACCAAGCCGGTAAACAGCAGGGCGAGAATGCTCCACAGCAAGGCATGATCGATTTCCGCAAGCTGGCGGCGGGGAGCATCAAGTGCCGAAATCAGCATGGCAAGGCCTCGACGGCAGCAATGAAGGCCGCAGCCCGATGAGCGTAATTGCGGTACATGTCCAGGCTGGCGCACGCCGGCGACAGCAGGACCGCATCGCCGACCTGCGCCTGCCCGGCCAGCCACTGTACTGCCGTGGCCATGTCGGCAAAACGCCGCAGCGGCA
This genomic window from Dechloromonas sp. ZY10 contains:
- the murG gene encoding undecaprenyldiphospho-muramoylpentapeptide beta-N-acetylglucosaminyltransferase, with the protein product MSKTLLIMAGGTGGHIFPALAVADCLRAAGWRVLWLGNPDGMEARLVPQHGYELVPVRFSALRGKGLLRKLLLPVNLLRGFWQAWQALRRVRPNVVLGMGGYITFPGGMMAALTGIPLVLHEQNSVPGLANRVLAAVADRIVTGFPEALRKGEWLGNPVRQEIAALSAPAERFHERSGTLRLLVIGGSLGAQALNEVIPKAMGLLGADELPQIVHQAGEKHIEQLQANYAAVGVPAHCVAFIDDMAGAYGWADLVICRAGALTVAELAVAGVPAILVPYPHAVDDHQTANARFLVNVGGAFLCPQGELTPESVALIRNYSRGQLLEMAEKARALAKPDATAAVAQLCAEIAK
- the ftsW gene encoding putative lipid II flippase FtsW — encoded protein: MLISALDAPRRQLAEIDHALLWSILALLFTGLVMVYSASIATAEGGRFTNHQPAYFLIRHGIFLCVGLVAAGIAFQVPLGFWQKYSPWLFMLGVILLAVVLVPGIGRDVNGARRWLPLGFANLQPSELMKLFAVLYAADYTVRKINVMHDLKQAFLPMFGAMAVVGMLLLKEPDFGAFVVIISIAMAILFLGGLKARLFALLIVGLLIAFTIMIIVSPYRRDRVFGFMDPWADAFGRGYQLSHSLIAFGRGELFGVGLGASVEKLFYLPEAHTDFLLAVIAEELGFVGVLTVIALFALIVQRAFAIGRLCVQLDRLYPALVAMGIGVWMGVQSFINMGVNMGLLPTKGLTLPLMSFGGSGIVANCTALAILLRIDWENRQLMRGGKL